Proteins from one Ictidomys tridecemlineatus isolate mIctTri1 chromosome 14, mIctTri1.hap1, whole genome shotgun sequence genomic window:
- the LOC144370410 gene encoding transport and Golgi organization protein 1 homolog isoform X1, whose amino-acid sequence MEEALQKTKHSFKNQIAMHEKKAHDNWLKARSAERAIAEEKREVANLRQKLLEMTQKIAVRQDEPGIVKPMLGRPDLQNPPQRDSGCGPAHMNSSSRSSSPAKVTNEGKVHMAMKGPPPFSGVPFMGPPMGRPPPPPIWYGPPLQLGGPFGPRPIPPPFGPGMRPPIGFREYAPGVTPGKWDLPFDPRDFFPGPAPAPFRPLGSFGPREYFIPGAPLPPPTHGPQDYGPPPAAKDLMPSGFKDETPPNSQE is encoded by the exons atggaagaagcattacagaaaaccaagcactcgtttaaaaaccag attgctatgcatgagaagaaagctcatgataattgg ctcaaagctcgttctgcagaaagagctatagctgaagagaaaagggaagttgctaatttgagacagaa actattggaaatgacccaaaagatcgCAGTGCGTCAAGATGAACCCgggattgtaaaacctatgctgggaagaccagatttacaaaatcctcctcagagag actcaggatgtggtccagctcacatgaacagcagctccagaagttcttctccagctaaggtgacgaatgagggcaag gttcatatggctatgaaagggccccctcctttctcaggggtacccttcatgggacccccgatgggacggcctccaccacctcccatttggtatggaccgccacttcagctcggtgggccttttgggcctcggccaattcctccaccatttg gtcctggtatgcgtccaccaataggcttcagagaatatgcaccaggtgttacacctggaaaatgggatttgccttttgaccctcgtgatttttttccaggacctgcaccagcaccatttagacctttaggctcatttggcccaagagagtacttcattcctggtgccccattaccacctccaactcatggtccccaagactatgggccaccacctgctgcaaaagacttaatgccttcaggctttaaagatgaaactccacctaattctcaagagtag
- the LOC144370410 gene encoding transport and Golgi organization protein 1 homolog isoform X2 — protein MSGGECSPPLTAEPAGRPPSATLNQKDMPRNGFDSGCGPAHMNSSSRSSSPAKVTNEGKVHMAMKGPPPFSGVPFMGPPMGRPPPPPIWYGPPLQLGGPFGPRPIPPPFGPGMRPPIGFREYAPGVTPGKWDLPFDPRDFFPGPAPAPFRPLGSFGPREYFIPGAPLPPPTHGPQDYGPPPAAKDLMPSGFKDETPPNSQE, from the exons atgagtggtggagaatgttcccctccactgacagcagagccagctgggagacctccttctgctactcttaatcaaaaagatatgcctagaaacggatttg actcaggatgtggtccagctcacatgaacagcagctccagaagttcttctccagctaaggtgacgaatgagggcaag gttcatatggctatgaaagggccccctcctttctcaggggtacccttcatgggacccccgatgggacggcctccaccacctcccatttggtatggaccgccacttcagctcggtgggccttttgggcctcggccaattcctccaccatttg gtcctggtatgcgtccaccaataggcttcagagaatatgcaccaggtgttacacctggaaaatgggatttgccttttgaccctcgtgatttttttccaggacctgcaccagcaccatttagacctttaggctcatttggcccaagagagtacttcattcctggtgccccattaccacctccaactcatggtccccaagactatgggccaccacctgctgcaaaagacttaatgccttcaggctttaaagatgaaactccacctaattctcaagagtag